The Thermococcus eurythermalis genomic sequence TCGTCAAGGGCTCCACAGTCTTTGGGCTTAACGTCCTTCAGGTTGACTTCTCCAGCAACATCTCGGTCAGGGATTCAAGCGTCAAGTACCTTATGCTGAACTCGACGCAGTATGTTGGTGAAAAGGCCGAGGAGAGCTACGGAGAGAAGAGCGCAAAGGGCGTGGTCGAGATTGCCGGACTCCGCGACGTGAGGAGGATTGGAATAAACACCCGCTATCCACTTCTCAGAAAAATCCTTGAAGAGCACGGGGTCAACGTCTCGGAAGGCGGCAGGAGGACCGTAAAAGTCAATTCTCTGATAATCCGGGACGTCTCTTTTGACGCCGCACCCAGATACAAGCGTCAGGTCAGGCTTTCAATAGGCGGGTTTTCTGGGAATCTTGTTCTTGAGAACCTCGATGTGTTTGGTCATATTGAAATCAGCTGGAGCAACCTGAAGAGCCCGGAGTTCGTTCACGTGCTCATTCACAGCAACCTGATAATCAGGAAGTCCCACATTACCGTTGGGCCGACGTGGGCAATGACCGTTCTCCCGAGCCTGCCCATTGAGCTCACCGTTAGCGGGTTCATGATAATAGAGGACTGCCATTTCAACAACCCGTACGCCGAAGAGGTATTCTACCGCCTCGCGAGGACGAGCTGGGAGCGCAGCGGGGACTTTGAAAGGGCCGACGAGTACTACTACCTTGAGATGGTCGCCCGGAGGAAGGCCCGGCTGAAGGCAAGGAGAAAAGGGCTGAGAAAGCTCTTTGACCGTTTCGAAGTCCTCTTTGAGTGGCTCTTTGCCGACCTGACGTGCAAGTACGGGACTGACTGGAAGAGACCAATACTGATATGGCTCTTCATCGTCAACGTCTTGTTTCCTGTCTTGTTCTTCGTGACGAAGAGTGTTCAGGGGCTTTCCAGCAGTCTAAGCTTCCTCGACTACGAGTACTTCAGCATCGTTACTGCCACGACGCTCGGCTACGGTGACTACCACCCGATAGGCGTGGGGAGGATTATAGCCTCAGTTGAGGCGCTTTTCGGAATGTTTATGTGGGCGGTATTCCTGACGGTGTTCGCGAGGAAGTACATGAGGTGATAAAATGCGCGTCGGGCTGATTGTTAACCCCATAGCGGGCATGGGGGGAAAGGTCGCCCTCAAGGGCACCGACGGGGTTGTTGAGGAAGCTATCCGGCGTGGAGCGAGGCCAGTTTCGCCCGACCTCGTCAGGCTCTTTCTGCGGGAGCTGTCCCACTACCCTGGGGCCAGGTCCATAGTTTTTCTCACAGGGCCCGGGCCCCTCGGTGAGGACTACCTGCGGGAGTTAGGCTTTAAGTTTGAGGTCATCCCCCTTGAAGTCCGCTACCGGGAGGTTGATGGAGTTGTAATACCCGACACGGGCCCGGAGCACACAAAGGCGCTGGCCCGTGAGATGCTCGACAAGGTAAGTCTGATACTCTTCGCGGGCGGTGATGGGACTGCAAGGGACATCGTGAGCGTCGTCGGTAAAAAAGTCCCAATCCTGGGGATTCCAACCGGAGTTAAGATGTATTCCGGCGTTTTTGCCGTCTCCCCTGAGAAGGCGGTGGAAGTGCTTGTCAAGTTCCTGCGCGGGGAGGCCAGGCTGGAGGAGCGTGAGGTTAGGGACATAGACGAGGACTCGTTCCGCCGTGATGAGGTCAGGGCAAAGACCTACTGGACTGCCCTCGTCCCGGTCGTGGAGAACCTCGTGCAGGGGAGTAAGGAGGCCGTGAAGGCCGACGAGAGTGAGGAGCTTGAGGCCCTCGCCGAGGCAGTCGCCGAGGAAATTCTTGAGAACGACGGTATCTACTTCCTGGGCTCAGGCTCGACAATAAAGCGCATAAAGGACAGTCTGGGCATAGAGGGAACGCTCCTCGGCGTTGACGTCGTCGAGGTGAAAGACGGCAGGGCGAGGCTCCTTGTCAAAGACGCGACGGAGCGGGACTTGCTGAGGTTCGTGGACGGGGATCCTAAGGTCGTCGTCACCGTCGTGGGCGGTGCGAACTTTCTCTTTGGGCGGGGCAACCAGCAGTTCTCGGCGGAAGTCCTGAGGAGGATTCCCAGAGAGAACGTGCTCGTGGTCGCCACGCCCGACAAGGTTAAGGGGCCCATTAGAGTGTACACCGGGGACAGGGAAGTTGACGACAAGTTCAGGGGCTACCTGAGAGTTCGCGTGAGTTCGTGGATGGAGAGGCTTGTCAAGGTCATTTAGGCCCGCCGGAACCCATTTATACTTTCCCTGCTTTATTTTTTCGGGGATTCTGATGAGGCACAGTAAGATAGCGTTTAAGGTTCTCGAAGCCGGGGAGCCGGTCTTCTACGACCCCGTTTACCACGGCAGGACGCTTAAGGTCTTTGGAATGGACGATTACCCGGTCAGGTTCATCTCCTATGCGGTCGGCGAGTACCAGAAGCTCGGGTATTCGGCGGTCGTTTTCGACACGACGGGAGAAGTTAAGGGCGACTTCGATACTGTGATTGAGGTTCGCGACGGTTCACCGCTTGGGCTCGACCCGATAAAGCTCTTCCGTGTGGGCTACTTTGACCCTTACACCGCCGTTTCCATAGTCCAGACGCTTTATGGCCTCGATAGGTCATTAACCGACAGGCTCTACGTTGACGTGCTCCTTAGGAAGGTCTCAAGCGTTCCTGAGGCCGTTAGAAGAGATGAGAAGTACTCGGAAGTCATACTTGAGAGCTACACACCGCTAGACGAGGCACTCTACACGGGTGAGCTCCCTGAACTCAAGGGGAGCGTCCTTGTTAACCTCGGCGAAGCGCACAGTATAACCCTGGTTGGTGCCGTGTTCCTCACGCTCGCGGCGGCCTTTGAGAAGAGGCGCGAGACGGTTCTTGGCCTCGTTGACGGCGCCGTTCTCGCCTACACTCCCGCAGGGAGCGCCGCTCTGTCGCTCCTTACAAGGCCGCTGAGGACTAGGGTTACGGTCGTTGCCAGCCAGTATGCTACCGATTCGCTTCTGAACGTAGGGGGCCCAACTCTCCTTTTGTACCACGACCCCGACGTCCAGTTCCTTGTCTACGAGTCGAACGGTATCCCAATGGGCCCCGTGCGGAAGTACGTGAGCAAGGGAGATGGAGCATTGATATTGGTGAGTCCGGAGAGTGTTGACGTTATTTTTGGTGAGTTGCCCGAGGATGTACTCCAATGAGTTTTTTTGTCCCTTAAAGTTTTTAAGTGGTTCTTCAAACTTTTACTGGTGAGTAAAAAATGGTGTATTATGAGCATGCCACAGACCCGGTTACGTTCGGGACGCTCTTTTTGGCATACTACCTCTCAATAATGGTGGCCGTACTCCTATGGTTCGCCACCTCGTACGAGTACATCAGAAAGGGTAACTACCGGCTGAAGCGGCTTGCGGGCTTTCTTGCGGTTGCTGTTGTCATAACGTCGCTTTCAGGGGCTGAACTGCTCGACGAGTACCTTTACCTCCACATGCCCTATGATGAAAAGATAACGTGCCTTTCGTCTTCCTGCATAATGTCTTCGGCCCTCATAACCGAGTATGGCTTCAGCAGGGAAGAGTTGGAGGCTTTGGGTGTTCCCTCTTTTGGGGTCATCAACGTCTACCGTCTTGTTGATACGGGCATTTCCCACGACCTTAAACTCCCAAAAAGGCTGAATCACATCGTCATGACGCGGCCGTGGCTGGTTCTGCCGGTGGTTGACGTCTACGTTTACGAAGTCTCGGAAGTCAACGGGACAAAGCGGATTGTGGACAAGGAGCACTACTATCTCGTGTGGCCGACGTCCCCGGGAGGGCTCCTGACTGAGAAGCTCAACTTCGAGTTCAGTGTGATGATTCACAGCGGATAGATTTAGCGTGAAGTCCTTCCTCTAGTTTTCTCAGTTCTCGTCTTTTATTTCCGGTTTTTAAAAAGAAAAAATTGAATCACCGAAGACCCCTGACAAGCTCTTCCATGACGCCGAGGAAGGTCTCGACCTCTTCGATGCTGTTGTAGACGTGGAAAGAGGCCCTGACCGTGCCGTTCACGCCCAGCTTCTTCATCACAGGCAGGGCGCAGTGGTGGCCGCTCCTAACCATGATGTTGTGCTCGTCGAGTATGGCCGCGACGTCGTGCGGGTGCAGACCGGGCACGTTAAAGCTCACAACGCCTGCGTGCTTCTTCAGGTTCCTCGGCCCGTACCACGGCACTTCTAGCTCGTCAAGGCCCTCGGTAATGCGCTTCACGAGCTTGTGCTCCTGTCTCTCGATTTTATCTATTCCAATTTTTTCGATGTACCTTATTCCCGCGGCAAGGCCTATCGCACCGCCTATGTTGGGGGTACCTGCTTCAAACCTCTCAGGAGGCTCGGTCAGCTTGTAGCCGTCGAGGTCTACGTCCTCAATCGTCCCGCCGCCTATCATGGGCGGCTCGAAGGCGTCAAAGAACTCCTCGCTGATGTAGAGGACGCCTATTCCCGTCGGCCCCATCGGCCCCTTGTGGCCCGACAGCCCTAAGAAGTCCGCGTGGAGCTTTTTCACGTCCACTTCCATGTGGCCGGCGCTCTGGGCGGCGTCAACGACGAATATCGCCCCCTCTTCCTTTGCCATCTTCCCGAGCTCTTCAACCTCGTGGATAACTCCGAGGGCGTTCGAGACGTGCTGGACCGCGACGAGCTTGGCGCCTTTAACTTTCCTTTCCGCATCACTTAAATCGAGGTTTCCCTCGTCGTCACCGTCTATGAACTCAAGCCTCAGCCCGAGCTTTTTAGCTAATCTCTGCCAGGGGAGTAAATCCGAGTGGTGCTCGTAGGGGGTCGTTACTATCTTGTCTCCCCGCTTGAAGATGCCCTCAAGGCCGAGGGCGACCAGGTTGAGGCTCTCGCTCGTGTTCTTGGTGAAGACTATTTCTTCAAACTTCGCGTTTAGGAAGTCGGCAACTACCTTTCTGCTCTCCTCGTACTTGTGGGTCGCCATCTGGGAGAGCCTGTGAATGCCGCGATGAACGTTGGCGCGGTACTTGAGGTAGTACTCGTCCATCGCCTCTATAACCGGCTTCGGCGTGAGCGAAGTGGCCGTGTTGTCGAAATAAATCACCTCGCTCGTCAGCGGGATATCCTTTCTTACGTCTTCAGGAATCCTCATGAGACCACCTCCAGAACTCCGGCGCAGTCGTAAATTATCCTGGCCAGTTCTTCCCCCTTCTTCGCGTCCTCCAGAAGCTTGATGATTATCTTCCCGCTCGGATAAACGCTTACCTCGTAGCCGTCCATCTCGGCGATGAGCATCATGTTCGGGAGAAGTTTCTTTACGGTGTAGCCTTTCTCCTTTAGACACTGTGCAGTCTTCGTTAGGTCGAGCTGTATCTTCTTCTCCCACGAATAGGCCCCTATAACGACGCCCTTCATCGTGACGCAGGGTTTTGAGATAATCATACTTCACCACCGGCCTTATCTTTGCAAGAGAACTTTATACCGCTTTCCTGAACCAGAGGTTAGAAACAAGAATGAACCAAAGCCCTTATAAGTCGTGCTACTTTTTTGCCAAATGGTGATACCAATGAAGGTTCTCGTAAGCGGTAAGGGCGGCTGCGGGAAGAGCACGATAAGCGCTATGCTCGGCAAGTACCTCGCAGGTAAAGGCTACCGCGTTCTTATCATAGACGCCGACGAGTCCAACCCTGGCCTCTACAGGATGCTTGGTCTTCCGAAAGTGAAAACTTTGGCCGAGCACCTCGGCGGGAAGAAGAGGGCCAAAATCCTCATGGCGGCGGAAGGAAAAGGTGAGCTCGATGAAGAGCTCTTCAACTGGACGCTTGACGATATCCCCGGGGAGATTCTGGCCAAAAAAAGAAACCTCGCCGTCCTGACCATCGGGAAGATTGAAGAGGCCGAGGAAGGCTGTGCCTGCCCCTATGGATTCCTGGCGAGAAAGCTCCTCGAAGGCATAACGCTGAAAGACGGCGAAATCATCATAGTTGACACCGAGGCGGGCATAGAACACTTCGGCAGGGGCATTGATAAGTACGTTGACGTTGTCATTGATGTTGCAGAGCCCTCCGCTGAGTCTATAGAGCTCTCAAAGAAGATAGCCACTCTGAGCGAGAGCCTTGGATTGAAGCACATTTTGGTTCTCAACAAAGCCCTGCCCGGCGTCGAGGAGGAGCTTCCGGTCAAGCCCGATGTTGTCATACCCTTCGACCAGAACTTCATACTCGGGAGCCTGAAGGGCAGGGAGATTGAGCCGATACCGCAGATAGAAGAGCTGTGGAAAAAAGTGGAGAGCTCCCCTTAACATATCCTCGGCACGGGGTCTCCGGCGGGGGGCTCCATGAAGCGCTTTCCGCCGATTCCAGTCTCTAAGAGAACTTTCCCCCTGTATTCTTCTATTACCTCCCCTATTATCGCCGCGTCCTTGCCCCTCTTCGTTTTCCTCATTGCTTCAAGTGCCTCTTCCGCATACTCCTTGGCAACAACCATGACGACCTTGCCCTCGTTCGCAACATCGTAGGGACTGATTCCCAGCATCTCGCTCGCGGCCTTCACCTCTGGCTTCACGGGTATATCTGCTTCCCTCACGAGGATTCCGACGTTGCTCTTTCTCGCTATCTCGTTGAGAGCGTTGCTCAACCCTGCCCTGGTTGGGTCTTTCATAGCGTGGATGTTCTCCCAGCCGATGGCCTTTGCAACTGCCTCAACGACCTCCCATATGGGAGCTACGTCGCTCTTCAGCTCGGTTTCGAAGGCTATGCCCTCCCTGTGGCTCATCAGCGCTATCCCGTGGTCGCCTATCGTCCCGCTGACCAGAACAACGTCGCCGACCTTCGCTCCAGCGTCGCTTATCGGCCTCTCCGCGATTCCAACCCCTGCGGTAATCACGAACATCTCTATGGGGTCTTCGACCACCTTGGTGTCGCCCGTGACTATTGGAACGGGAACTTCTTTGGCGGTTTCGTCCATCGAGCGGAGAACCTTCTCAAGGACTTCCATGTCGAGGCCTTCCCCGATAATCATCGAGTTTGCTAAGGCTAAAGGCTTCGCGCCCATCACCGCCAAATCGTTCACCGTCCCGCTAACCGCGAGCCTTCCTATGTCTCCACCCGGGAAGAAGAGCGGTTTGACCGTGTGGCCGTCTATTGTAAACACAAGGTGCTTGTCTCCAAATGGTATCGTCGCCCCGTCGTCGAGCGCGTCCAGCCCTATTCCACCCGCGCTCTTCAGGGTCAGAGTTTTCAATATAACGTCCCTGAGGAGTTCCTCCATTATTTCTCCGCCGGCCCCGTGTTCGAGCTTTATCTTTTCGCTCATTTTCAACCCTCCAGAAAGCCTTTCGAAGTTAGATAGCGCCTCGTAAATTCGAGGAATTCTTCGGCACGCCTTATGTTTTCGCGCGCCTCCTCCTCGGTGATGTCCACAACAAAGGAGTAATCGGCGGTCTGTCTGAGATTAAATGCGGTTCTTAGGTAAGTGAAAAACTTGTGGGGGATCTCTCCCGTCTTGACGAAATCTCTGCCCAGAAGTGCTATGACCGCAGAATGCTTCGAAACGCGTATGTTTTTGGTCATAAGAATTGCCTCGGCGCAGTAAAACATAGAGTAGTACGCTCTTGAAAGTGCAAAGGCGTAGAAACCGTTTTCAAACAGTGTCCTGGCGGCCTCGATGCTCTTCCTGGCTTTCCTTAGTATCTCCGCGTACTCCCTCATATCTTGATGCCCTCCGTGTGAACCGTTTGAATTAGCGGATCGTGCTCCATTTTCGCGTTTGTGGGATAGACAATAACCGAAATAACAAGCCCCCTGTCAAGGAGATACTTTTCAGTAACCTCGCTGAGCCTGTCGTATTCGTCGAGCGTCAACCTCCTCTTGACTATGATGAGGACGTCAACGTCGCTGTCTTCCCTCGCCTCTCCCCTAGCGTAGGAGCCGAAGAGTATGACCTCCACTAAGTCATCGCCGAGTATTTCTTTGGCTTTTTCCTTAACCTCCCGAAGGATATTAAGGAGTTCCTCTCGTGGTATCGTGGCCACCACTCTCCCCCCTACGGCTTTCTGCGTTTCACCACTTAAACCTTCACAGCATCAGGTCTTCCTTCGTAAGGTAGCCCTCTAGGTAGAGGCCACCCAGGAATGCTTGGCCAACGTTTATCCCGTTGTCCCCCCTCGGGACTTCGGTTGTGACGTGGAACCTAAGGCCCGACGCCTCCACAGCCTTCCTCACCGTCTTGACGATGAGCTCGTTGTAGGCAACGCCGCCGCTCATGGTGACATCTTTCACGCCGAACTCCCTTGCCTTCTCAATCGCGACCTCTGCGAAGGCCCTCGCAAGGGCGAGGTGGGCGGAATAGGCTATGTCGGCGGGCGGAGCTTTCTCAAGAACGCCGAGAATCTGTGCAAAGAGCTCTTCAACTTTTATCAGCTCTCCCTCAACTGGAACCTCGAACTTGAGGTCGTTCTTGCCCTTCATGGCAAAGCTCTCAAGCTTCATCGCAGGCTCTCCCTCGTAGTGCCTCCTGTAGGCGACGTTTAGCAGGACTGCCAGGGCGTCGAGAACCCTTCCAGTCGAGGAGGCATAGCTCGTGTTGATGCCCTTCGCCAGCTGGGTCAGTACGACGTTGAACTCAACCTTTCCGTAGCGGAGGCTCTCGATGGCCTTTGGACAGCACTTGGTTATGATTCCCTCCAGCTCCTCAACGCTGTATATATTGCTCAGAATTCCCATTAAAGCCCTGAGCGGGTAGTAGCTCGCCAAATCTCCGCCGGGGAGCGGGTAGTAGTCTATGTGGGTCAGCCTTTCAACGTCCTCATAACCGAGGTAGAGAACCTCACCGCCCCACGTGTTCCCGTCGGTTCCATAGCCGACTCCGTCCACAGCGATTCCAACGGCGCTCTCAAGGTTCTTCTCGGCTAAAACGCTCGCTATGTGGGCGTAGTGGTGCTGAACTTGGAGCAGCTCCACGTCGAGCTCGTTCGCCAGCTCCATGGCGAGCTTCGTGGTGTTGTAGCTTGGGTGGAGATCGGCTATGATTAAATCGAAGTCCTTCACGCGAAGGATTTTCCTGAAGTGCTCTATTGCTTCCCTCATGAACTCAAGAACCTCGACCTTCCCCGTGTTGCCGATGTACTGGCTTGGGTATACCTTCCCGTTCTTGGCCACTCCGAAGGCATTCATCAGCTCGGCCCCAACCGCCAGGCCACGGTAGTTGAAGGGAATCTCTATCGGGAGCGGGACGAAACCGCGGGAGCGCCTTATAACGGCCCTCTTTCCGTCTACAAACCGGATCACGCTGTCATCTGCTCTGTTGAGTATCTTCCTGTTGTGCAGGAGAAGGTAATCTGCCATCTCTTTCAGCTCCTCGAATGCCCTATCGTTGTCCTTGACCATGGGCATTCCTGGATAGTTTGCCGAGGTCATCACGTAGACCTTCGTTTTGCTCCAGTGAAAGAGGATGTAGTGGGTTCCCGCATAGGGGAGCATGACACCGATGGTATGCAGACCGGGCGCAAGGTTCTCTGGGAGGGGGAAGGGCTCCCTCTTGCGGAGCGTTATGATTGGCCTCCTGTAGCTCGTCAGCTCCTCTTCCTCCTCTTTGCTCAGGTAGGCGAAGGTTTTGACTGTTTCAAGGGAGTCCGCCATTATCGCGAAGGGCTTCTGCGGCCTGAAAGTTCTCCTCCTGAGTTCTGCAACGGCCTCCTCGTTGGTGGCATCACAGGCGAGGTGGATTCCACCTATTCCTTTGATTGCCACGATGTAGCCCTTGTCTATCAGCTCCGCCGCCTTCCTGAGTGGGTCTCCGGTTATCTCCTCGCCGTCGTTTGTGTAAAGGCGGTAGGTCGGCCCGCAGACTGGACAGCAGACGGGCTCGGCGTGGTAGCGCCTGTTGAGCGGGTCTCTGTACTCGCTCTCGCAGTAGTCGCACATCGGGAACTCACGCATGGTCGTGTTCTCGCGGTCGTAGGGTAAATCCTCGATGATTGTAAACCTGGGTCCGCAGTTGGTGCAGACGATGAAGGGGTACATATAGCGCTTGTTCGTCGGGTCGAAGAGCTCTCTTAAACAGTCTTCACATATCGCTATGTCCGGCGGGATTATCGAGTCCCCGCCGCTTCCGCCCTTCGAGCTCTTCTCGATGTAGAAGCGGTCAAAGCCCTGTGGTAGTATCTCCTTTCGCTCAATCTTCTCAATTCTCGCAAGGGGGGGCTTTTTGCGGTATATGTCACGGATAAAAGCCTCTATATCCCCTTCCCTTCCCTCGACTACTATCTCAACTCCGGCGTCGCTGAGGTTCTTGACGTAGCCCCTGAGGTTGTGTTCGTGAGCTATTCTATAGATGAACGGCCTGAACCCGACGGCCTGGACGATGCCTTGAACGTGAATGCGGTAAGCCTTCATAGCTTCCACCGCTTTCCTTTTGCATTTGGAACCTTTATAGGTTTTCAAAACCAAAAGTTGAAAACGAGAGGGGAGTTTTGAACCTTTGGTGTTAGAACAACGCCCCGTACTTGTAGAATATGTGGCATGTCCCCTCGTACGACACCATGCACGGGCCGACGGGGCTCCTCGGCGTGCATGTCTTTCCGAAGTGAGGGCAGTCGGTTGGCATTGCCAGACCCCTCAGCACGGCACCGCAGAGACAGCCTTTCTCAAGGTCGGGCAGGTTCTTGGGAACCTCGACGTGGTAGAAGTTCTGGATTTCGAGCTCCTCCCACTCCTTTCTTACCTCCAGCCCTGTCCTTGGAAGAATTCCAAGGGCACGCCACTTTGCGTCTTTGACCTCAAAGAACTTCTCAATCAGCCGCTGGGCGACGACGTTCCCCTCGTATTTGACGGCGCGCTTGTATTCGTTGACGACCCTCGCATCGCCCTCCTTGTACATTCTTATCAGGAGCAGGATTGCTAGAAGAACATCGTTTGGCTCGAAGCCGGCTATGACCTGCGGAATCCCGTATTTCTCGCTCAGGAACTCCCAGCCCCTGACGCCTATTATCGTCGAGACGTGGCCCGCATCTATAAGCGCGTCTATCCTGCTCTTCTGCTTTATGAGGACCTCTATTCCCTGGGGCGTGAGCCGATGCACGGAATAAATCTTGAAGTTCTCAAGGCCCTCGTTGACGACGGCGTTGAGCATTCCCGCCGTTGGGGCGGTTGTCGTTTCGAAGCCAGGGCTGAAGTGGACCACGGTTTTCTCCGGGTTCTCCTTGGCCATCTTATAGGCGTCGTAGATTGAGTAAACGACCCTAACGTCGTAGCCCTCGCTCTTCAAGTCGGCAAAGCTTCCCATTGGAGTGGGGATTTTGTACATGTCACCGAAGGTCGTGAGAATTATTTCTTCCCCCTCCTCGCGGGCCTTTTTCATAATCAGCTGCATCGCCACGATGTCTTCAACCGGCGTTATGCAGACCGGACAGCCGGGTCCGCTGACTACTTTAACGTTCTCGGGCAAAAGAGAGCGGATTCCTGAGCGGGTAATCGTGTCCTCGTGGGTCCCGCATACGTGCATTATTCTTATCTCGCCGTCGAGGGTTTTTGCCTCTTCTTTAATCTTCTCCACGAGCTTTTGGGCTATTCCCCTGTCTCTGTAAGGAGCCACAACTGATTCAACGCCTTCCATCTCAATCACCCGGGTAGTAGTAGCCTCCAAGTGCGTTTTCCTCGGCTTTGAAGACCTCCTCCCAGGCACTCAGTATCTCTCTGGCCGTTTGCTCGTCTACTCTCTCTATTATGAATCCGGTATGAATTAGCACGTACTCGCCGGGCTTGACGTCGGGCATCAGATCAATCCTCGCCTCCCTCTTAACTCCTCCGAAGTCAACCCAAGCGGTTCCCTTCTCCCTATCAACTTCCAAAACCTTCGCGATGGTTGCTAAACACATGAGCTTCACCTACCTTGGGTTCTCAAGAGGGGCTATTTAGCTTTTCTAAAACCTCCGGTTTGAAACCGTGAAGGTCAGTTCAAGCTTGCTTGAGCGGTGATAAGAGCACCTCGCGAGGGTCTCCTTGGCCTCTTCTCTGCTGATCTTCTCAAGGACTATGCCGTAGTAAATCTTCACGTAGTCCCCAGGTTTTATATCTTTGATGAAGTCCAGCCTTGCTTCCTTTAGGCGGCCGTCAACGTCCACTATTGCCTTTCCGTCCTTTACTTCAACGACCCTTCCCGCGAGCATCAGGGCCATGATTACTGACCAACTCTGGTTAGAGTACCATCTGCCTAATATATTTTTTCCTGACTGGTCAGTCAGATGGGGCATGTTGTGAAAGGCTGGCATGTGCCTGCTAACTTATCCTAAATCCTAGAAATGAGGTTAGATGCGTCCCTTGAAAGTCGGAATTTATGGGGTTTGATCAACCATATCCCTGAGGCGGAAAGTTTAAATCCTTGTTGGTATATCCTCAATGAGGTGAGTGACTAATTAGTCATGAGTGAGGGTTTGTCCATGAAGTCCCCTGGCAAGACCCGCGAGAAACTCGTTTCCGCGGCAATGGAGCTCTTTGCAAAGAAGGGCTTCGATAAGGCCACTGTAGATGAGATAGTGAACCGCGCCGGGGTTGCAAAGGGCACGTTCTACCTCTACTTCAAGAGCAAGGACGACTTAATAAAGGAGATTGCCGTTGATGCTATGCCCATAGCTGCATTTCCCTCTCTCCAAGATCCCTATGTCACTGTTTCGTATCCCACACTCAGGGAATTTCTTCTGGCCCTGGGCAGGGAATTTTTGGAATTCTACGGCAAAAACCACCGCCGTGAGATACTTTTCAGCCTCCTGGCCATGAGAAAACGTAGTAAATCTCTTGACCTGCTTTATAACGAATCATGCTCCGAACTTCTCAGAACCGGAGCCCGCAGGATAATGGTTTACACAAAAGTCGGGTTTGCCCAGGCCCTCGTCGCCTTCCAGGTCTTTATAGGGTCTCTGCTCCACTATCTGCACGCGAAGGAATGCGTTGGTTTCAGTGACGAGGAGTACCTGAACCACTTGGTGGATGTCGTTACATCTTACCTTAAGCTCTCCGCTGAGATATAAACCCTTTTGGGATAACTTCTGTGAAACACTTTACGTTTTATCTTCCTTTCTGTTTACAAGAGTGTTTAATTGTGTGCACGAAAGGTATTTAAGGTACAAGGGTAAATGACTAGTCAGTCAATGTACTTAGAGGTGATGGACGTGGCTGAAAAGCTCGTGCCCGTAGTGTGTCCCTGGTGTTCAGTCGGCTGTCGCTTCTATGCG encodes the following:
- a CDS encoding TetR/AcrR family transcriptional regulator produces the protein MKSPGKTREKLVSAAMELFAKKGFDKATVDEIVNRAGVAKGTFYLYFKSKDDLIKEIAVDAMPIAAFPSLQDPYVTVSYPTLREFLLALGREFLEFYGKNHRREILFSLLAMRKRSKSLDLLYNESCSELLRTGARRIMVYTKVGFAQALVAFQVFIGSLLHYLHAKECVGFSDEEYLNHLVDVVTSYLKLSAEI
- a CDS encoding HypC/HybG/HupF family hydrogenase formation chaperone, yielding MALMLAGRVVEVKDGKAIVDVDGRLKEARLDFIKDIKPGDYVKIYYGIVLEKISREEAKETLARCSYHRSSKLELTFTVSNRRF
- the hypF gene encoding carbamoyltransferase HypF produces the protein MKAYRIHVQGIVQAVGFRPFIYRIAHEHNLRGYVKNLSDAGVEIVVEGREGDIEAFIRDIYRKKPPLARIEKIERKEILPQGFDRFYIEKSSKGGSGGDSIIPPDIAICEDCLRELFDPTNKRYMYPFIVCTNCGPRFTIIEDLPYDRENTTMREFPMCDYCESEYRDPLNRRYHAEPVCCPVCGPTYRLYTNDGEEITGDPLRKAAELIDKGYIVAIKGIGGIHLACDATNEEAVAELRRRTFRPQKPFAIMADSLETVKTFAYLSKEEEEELTSYRRPIITLRKREPFPLPENLAPGLHTIGVMLPYAGTHYILFHWSKTKVYVMTSANYPGMPMVKDNDRAFEELKEMADYLLLHNRKILNRADDSVIRFVDGKRAVIRRSRGFVPLPIEIPFNYRGLAVGAELMNAFGVAKNGKVYPSQYIGNTGKVEVLEFMREAIEHFRKILRVKDFDLIIADLHPSYNTTKLAMELANELDVELLQVQHHYAHIASVLAEKNLESAVGIAVDGVGYGTDGNTWGGEVLYLGYEDVERLTHIDYYPLPGGDLASYYPLRALMGILSNIYSVEELEGIITKCCPKAIESLRYGKVEFNVVLTQLAKGINTSYASSTGRVLDALAVLLNVAYRRHYEGEPAMKLESFAMKGKNDLKFEVPVEGELIKVEELFAQILGVLEKAPPADIAYSAHLALARAFAEVAIEKAREFGVKDVTMSGGVAYNELIVKTVRKAVEASGLRFHVTTEVPRGDNGINVGQAFLGGLYLEGYLTKEDLML
- the hypD gene encoding hydrogenase formation protein HypD; the protein is MEGVESVVAPYRDRGIAQKLVEKIKEEAKTLDGEIRIMHVCGTHEDTITRSGIRSLLPENVKVVSGPGCPVCITPVEDIVAMQLIMKKAREEGEEIILTTFGDMYKIPTPMGSFADLKSEGYDVRVVYSIYDAYKMAKENPEKTVVHFSPGFETTTAPTAGMLNAVVNEGLENFKIYSVHRLTPQGIEVLIKQKSRIDALIDAGHVSTIIGVRGWEFLSEKYGIPQVIAGFEPNDVLLAILLLIRMYKEGDARVVNEYKRAVKYEGNVVAQRLIEKFFEVKDAKWRALGILPRTGLEVRKEWEELEIQNFYHVEVPKNLPDLEKGCLCGAVLRGLAMPTDCPHFGKTCTPRSPVGPCMVSYEGTCHIFYKYGALF
- a CDS encoding HypC/HybG/HupF family hydrogenase formation chaperone — protein: MCLATIAKVLEVDREKGTAWVDFGGVKREARIDLMPDVKPGEYVLIHTGFIIERVDEQTAREILSAWEEVFKAEENALGGYYYPGD